In one Corythoichthys intestinalis isolate RoL2023-P3 chromosome 16, ASM3026506v1, whole genome shotgun sequence genomic region, the following are encoded:
- the eci1 gene encoding enoyl-CoA delta isomerase 1, mitochondrial, whose amino-acid sequence MAFRTAWRNKYALSGIFSQLSSSSRHGHGQVRLCASTVLSSQQRSNSTSSRITVDFDQKSGVAVMQLKNPPVNSLSLDFLTEICINLEKLEMDKSCRGLIITSSLPKVFSAGLDILEMYGKSPESCGAFWKAVQEMWLKLYSSNMVTIAAINGSSPAGGCLMSMTCDHRIMADNPRYSIGLNETQLGIVAPFWFKDTMVNTVGHRTTEMALGLGLLYSPTEALKIGLVDQIVPEDKLMTTSEQVMAKWLAIPDHARQITKSMMRKPTVDKLTSKREADIQNFVSFITKDAIQKSLQMYLEMLKKRKA is encoded by the exons ATGGCGTTTCGAACAGCTTGGAGAAATAAGTATGCTTTATCGG GCATTTTTTCCCAGCTGTCCTCAAGCAGCCGCCATGGTCATGGGCAAGTCAGATTGTGTGCATCGACCGTGCTTTCTTCTCAGCAGAGGAGCAACTCTACATCGTCAAGAATTACAGTAGATTTTGACCAGAAATCAG gcgTAGCCGTTATGCAGCTGAAGAATCCTCCTGTCAACAGCCTCAGTTTGGACTTCCTCACTGAGATTTGCATCAACTTGGAGAAACTAGAGATGGACAAGAGTTGCAGAGGCCTCATCATCACCTCT AGTCTACCTAAAGTTTTCTCAGCTGGACTGGACATTTTGGAGATGTATGGTAAAAGTCCTGAAAGCTGTGGGGCATTCTGGAAAGCTGTTCAGGAAATGTGGCTGAAATTATACAGCTCTAACATGGTCACAATAGCTGCAATCAAT GGTTCCAGTCCCGCAGGCGGCTGTCTAATGTCAATGACATGTGACCATAGGATAATGGCTGACAACCCGCGGTACAGCATCGGCCTTAATGAGACTCAGCTTGGCATAGTGGCGCCTTTTTG GTTTAAGGACACCATGGTTAATACAGTAGGCCATCGGACCACTGAGATGGCCTTGGGTCTCGGGTTACTCTACAGCCCAACAGAGGCTCTGAAGATAGGACTGGTGGACCAGATAGTACCAGAAGATAAGCTCATGACCACATCGGAGCAAGTAATGGCCAAGTGGCTGGCCATTCCAG ACCATGCCAGACAAATCACCAAGTCCATGATGAGGAAGCCAACAGTCGACAAGTTGACATCCAAAAGAGAGGCCGACATTCAAAACTTTGTGAGCTTCATCACAAAAGACGCAATCCAGAAGTCACTCCAAATGTATCTTGAGATGCTCAAAAAAAGAAAGGCATAA